From Paracoccus aminovorans, one genomic window encodes:
- a CDS encoding universal stress protein, which translates to MRKFLVVLDDSRECLNAIRYAALRASRTGGGVQVLAVIPANAIQHGMGVAEVMRAEAYERIEAHYEVFAKWMRDRPGIEPELVVREGEPGNELLAQIGADPEIGVVVLGASTESAGPGPLVTRLLREVATLPCPVTIVPGDISRERLEQITG; encoded by the coding sequence ATGCGGAAATTTCTGGTGGTTCTGGACGATTCGCGCGAATGCCTGAACGCCATCCGCTATGCCGCCCTGCGCGCATCCCGCACCGGCGGCGGGGTGCAGGTGCTGGCGGTGATCCCCGCGAACGCCATCCAGCACGGCATGGGCGTGGCCGAGGTGATGCGCGCCGAGGCCTATGAGCGGATCGAGGCGCATTACGAGGTCTTTGCAAAATGGATGCGCGACCGGCCGGGGATCGAACCCGAGCTGGTGGTGCGCGAGGGCGAGCCGGGCAACGAGCTTCTGGCCCAGATCGGCGCCGACCCCGAGATCGGCGTGGTGGTGCTGGGCGCCTCGACCGAAAGCGCAGGGCCGGGGCCGCTGGTCACCCGGCTGCTGCGCGAGGTGGCGACCCTGCCCTGCCCCGTCACCATCGTGCCCGGCGACATCTCGCGCGAGCGGCTGGAGCAGATCACCGGATGA
- a CDS encoding sugar transferase, whose translation MTIHQDWEKADIARLATLPQPAMSWFQADGRAVAAMPLSKRLFDIVLALVLLVPLSVVMAVFALILLVVQGRPIFYAAPRMLAPGRTFTHLKFRTMLRQEDDFGVTGAHKAWRITPLGHFMRRTRIDELPQLFNILKGDMSFVGPRPTIREYVDRYPAVYGQVLKSRPGVTGLATLIYHRHEDKILRRCKSAEATEAAYAGRCLPTKLKIDLIYQKNRTLGLDLWILWRTILVVVYKDERPRRRGRN comes from the coding sequence GTGACAATCCACCAAGATTGGGAAAAGGCCGACATCGCCCGGCTCGCCACCTTGCCTCAGCCCGCCATGTCCTGGTTCCAGGCCGACGGCAGAGCGGTCGCGGCCATGCCCCTTTCGAAACGGCTGTTCGACATCGTGCTGGCGCTGGTGTTGCTGGTGCCGCTTTCGGTCGTCATGGCCGTCTTCGCGCTGATCCTGCTGGTGGTGCAGGGCCGTCCGATCTTTTACGCCGCGCCCCGCATGCTGGCGCCCGGCCGGACCTTTACCCATCTGAAGTTCCGCACCATGTTGCGGCAAGAGGACGATTTCGGCGTCACCGGCGCGCACAAGGCCTGGCGCATCACGCCCTTGGGCCATTTCATGCGGCGCACCCGCATCGACGAGCTGCCGCAGCTGTTCAACATCCTCAAGGGCGACATGAGCTTCGTCGGCCCGCGCCCGACCATCCGCGAATATGTGGACCGCTATCCGGCGGTCTATGGGCAGGTGCTGAAAAGCCGCCCCGGCGTCACCGGGCTCGCGACGCTGATCTATCACCGGCACGAGGACAAGATCCTGCGCCGCTGCAAGAGCGCCGAGGCGACCGAGGCCGCCTATGCCGGCCGCTGCCTGCCGACCAAGCTGAAGATCGACCTGATCTATCAGAAGAACCGCACCCTGGGGCTGGACCTGTGGATCCTGTGGCGCACGATCCTGGTCGTGGTCTACAAGGACGAACGCCCGCGCCGGCGCGGCCGCAACTGA